The genomic stretch CCTGGCACTCAAAAaggtaaagaaaaaaaaataaaaaaataatacatatatatatatatatatatatatatatatatttatatatatgtacttcCATATCGATGTATTACGCACATATGTACATTCATACACATAttcttacatatatataaatatacatttttttttatgagcatatatttatattcgtTCATGACAGTTCCTTCTTTTTATGgacatataattttcatcaACATTGCATGTAGTTCCAtctgtatatttatatatatatatatatatatttttcctatttattttttttttatttttcagaTGAGCGAATTCGATAGCAATGAATTCTCCACATTCTATGAAGCACTGCCCACATTTTTCAACAAAGATAATTTCGTTCAAGTAAAAAACTCCATTCTTTGTGAAGAAGACATCTGTTATAAATACGAAAAGTCTTTGTGTATATTTGATtcaaagaataaatatatagaagaaagaataccaaaaaattttttgaaGAATTCTTTTTATTGTGTTTGTGAAAATGATGAGGAGTGCAcagaaaatttaataatgaatataaaaaatgagaataaattaaaaaattatattttaattttacgtgattatgaaaatttgtgtaatgataaaatatttaattgtaTTCAGAATGTACATAATTCAAATTTCAAAATAGAAGATAGCGAAAAAATATTCGAAATACCTTCGCGTGTAGAAACAAATGAAgtacttaaaaaaataagtgcaaatatagaaaaaatttaTAGTAATATGTCAAAAAATGATGTTTTAAtacttttatcttttaataataattatttagcTGAAGAAAAAGTAAAAGAAACATATTTCTTAGCAAAAGATATTTTCTATTCTAATGCCGATATGGAAGAaaagataaataatataaaagataaaattaattcgcttcaaaaaattattaataaaaagaagaataacAATGAAGTTattaattattcattttatgaaTTCCAAGATTTATTActtaattatgataaatttgttcttaattatttaattgaaaataaaaataatgacaaaAACATTTACATTATAAATTCTTTGACAAatctaaaaaatattctGAATATTAATTCGAAGAAGAAGGAGTTCAACGGATGGTTCTCCCTGCtattaaaaaattgaaaaaaaaaaaaaataaatctacatgtttatatatatatatatatatatatatatatatttatatatatatatttatatatatgggaTACCTTTTTGATATGTTCAACATTTTACGCACAacttttacattattatacaaCACTTCAttagaaatatattcattcataCATTCAtgttataaacaaaaaaaaaaaaaaaaaaaaaaacttacataatttttaattcaaattttttaaatattatttgaagtaattcattatatatgtcttatttgtatatttttttttttttttttctctcatatatatatatatatatatatatatatatatatatatgcccCTAACTTGATTTTTTTCTACGTTTCTTtcatttgtttattataataataaaccaAAATGAaaagttatatttatttaaaaatttttaagtaggataatttaaaaggaaaaaaaatataaatatatattttatattttaattaaaatgaaagaatacatatgaattttttacttaatgtaatatatatatatatatatatatattttttttttttttgtggatCTATtcttatatgttatatacattattttttatatggatggatatatatattatgttaaagTATTATTTACTGCGCAtgctatttatatatattatatatatatatatatatatattatatatatattttttatatatattttttaaatatattttctttttttttattttttatataaaggctatccattaattattttggaatatcaattattataatagcATACAAGTGTATacgtatttaaaaaaaaaagaaaaaaagcgTACAACAAATTATTtgtaaataacatatatatattattttatttttttttttttgtttcaaatgatgataaattttaattaaaaaaaaaaaaaaataaaaataaaaaactaaTAATGGATGAAAATGTTAAGTACGCAAATTTCTTGAGAAGTAAAatagtaaaatattttaatttaaaaaacgACGAATtagatataaattatatcatATCTATATTAAATTGTAAATCTtatgatttatatgattctatttttttattgaatGAATCTTTctatgaacaaaataaaaatacaaagtGTTCTTCTTTAAGTAACGTAAAAAAATTTACTCAAGATTTAGTAAATAgcaaaaagaaattttttagTTCAAGTGATGCAAATTTAGATAGTCCTGacaaaaattttcttttaagtAATAGTAATGACATTAAAACAGTAGGCACATGTTTTCAGGACATTTttgaaaatgataaaacaATTAATTTAGCCGTTAATacatatcaaaataatatatcatctcatataaaaaaaaatgaaataaaaccAAATGAACATTTCACAAATGATTTTAAACAAGTTCTTTTAGaatcaaaaagaaaaaataataatggaaaaaacaaaaaaatatttgatgataacaataaacacataaacaaaaatgaatataatgatgaagtaaaaaataatatatttcaaaatgatataataaaacaacaaaataatctaataaaaaatcattttataaatgaacattttataaatgatCATAGTATGTTAGATATAGAAAAGACAAATGAACAgttaaaattagaaaaagatatcaaaaatcaaaaaaatcaaaaaaatcaaaattcGGAACAAAAATCTAATGATAACAAAAGAGaagataattatttttctttttttaatgcaaaagaaaataattactCCTTAAAAGAAGctataaattttatagaGAACGAAAATAATGTTgtcaaatataataatgagcaaaatgtaaaagaaaaaaaaaaaaaaaatctacaaatatgtatatgtaatgGACAGAATCATAAAATTTATGCAAACTGTCTGTATtgtggaaaaatatattgtaccaaaataaaatataaaaattgtatcTTTTGTGAAAatcaattatataaatcacatataataaataatttattttttcaatcacctcaaaataataataataataatacaaagaAATTAATATCGTCTGTCAAAAGTtccaataattttttatacaaatattattttaatacaaataatagtTACTTAAAAAAAGgttagaatatatataaaatgtttcaAATAAGTATATAGAACTGTATATTATTGcgcatattaatatataaataaataaatatatatatatatatatatataaacatatttttccttccttttttttttttttttttttttttttttcagccTTTGAACTAAGAgataaaatgttaaaaaactCGATTAATGAAGAACAAACGAGAGTTATCGATGACAGTATTGATTGGTTTGAGgatgatattaaaaatgaatttaataATCAGTCTATACATTTTTCtcattatgatgatgaaataaaaaatgaaatcattaataaatatcatGAAATTTTTGGAAAACGATTTAGTAAAACTCTTCATTACatgaatgaatatatacatacatacatatatatatatatatatatatatatattaattatatatgttctttttattattattttgttttatagaTGAGATTAATATTGATATCGACCTTGTAAATATGAAGATTACTGAGAATAaagattttttaaaaattaaagaatttAATGATTATTTAAACGAAAAGCAAAAGGAATATCAAACATATTTGGAACATAAAAAACAACAAGacataaattttaataatgctCGTAATTATTTGTCTgcgaaagaaaagaaaaatttaacTTACATTAATGAtctcaaaaaaatattttttaaggaAAATGCTGTGAAAAATGAtacaaaattaaataatgttGCTCAATCATATAAATGTGATAAGCCAACAAATTACAAGAGTAACAAAAAGTATAAATGTAATGTTATAAGTATAGCAGACGAAGAGCAGGAAGACACACCCTcttaatatacatacatatatatatatatatatatatatatatatatatatatatatatatatgtatatatatgtgtattttttatatagtattattttttttaaaataccgtaatgtatatttatatttatatatatatattttttttttataaatacaaagtgtaaaaaaaagtttaattatcaaaaataaaataaaataaaataatataaaggaaaagaaaagaaaagaatatacAATGGAAATATTCCATAGTTTTTAACTACTAAAGGTGTATcacataataattttcttatgtatataaatatatacttttttacttctgaataatttattacattatattttatttataaaggtgtataaacaaaatgattGAGAAAATTCAATATTTCGTATAAacaagaataaataaatatataaatatatatatgtagatatatatatatattttttttgtttatgtaAATTTTAAATGTATGAAAATTAAAGActacattttaataaaacaaataaagtgtaaaataaatatgtatattatttaattacactaatatgatatatatatatttatatatatgtgtatttttttttttttttttttgaatctAATTTTCTACATATTATTTTCGcgtgaaatatttttatctacaCTTTCTAGATCTTCATAATTTGTTTtgttatttacatttatgttatattcaTTCATGACGTTATGAAAATTTTTCATAGTATCCCCATCATTGTTATTTTGTATGTTATGAAAATTTTTCATAGTATCCCCATCATTGTTATTTTGTATGTTATGAAAATTTTTCATAGTACCCACATCATTGTTATTTTGTATGTTATGAAAATTTTTCATAGTATCCCCATCATTGTTATTTTGTATGTTATGAAAATTTTTCATAGTATCTGCATCGTTGTTATTTTGTGTGTTATGAAAATTTTTCATAGTATCCGCATCATTGTTATTTTGTATGTTATGAAAATTTTTCATAGTATCCGCATCATTGTTATTTTGTATGTTATGAAAATTCGTGTAgggaatattattaattctaTTCGCTTggtttttttcattaataaaTGTATTCGTCGTTTCtgtaatattgttatttatatatggatacatgatatttttcatattatgagaaattatattgttatcatataaattattagcaaaggaattattatttatattacaactaagtgtatttatattattcataatgTTTAGATTGTTAATATTGTTTCCATTATTTATACTATTCACACTATTTATACTATTTATACTATTCACACTATTCATACTATTCatactattcatattattcatattatttggCATGTTCATATCTTCCATATATACATCCCCTGATGGTTTTGTTGAATTATCCTTGTTGTCGTTACTTTCGAAGAACATAGTTACATTTGCATTATTGGATGCACATTGATTTAATACTATATTATAGTTTTCGTCATATACATTATCATTTTCTATactataattaatataatcaaCATTATGTGggatatttatatcttcataCATACTTATAGATCTTGAATATGTACGATTCATATGTTTCTTTAaaccatttatattattcatattatttataggagatatattattaatgttgtcatttatataattaaaattggTTTGTTGTACAAAAAATTGTTCATTAAAATTCTGTacaaaattattcatattattattttttatattttcgttTGTTCTACTcatatcatttattaaatcGATTTTATCTTGATTAAGATCATTGTTATTAAATGTAAGTttgttatttaaaatatattctgtATTATTACCATAAGGAAATTGGTTCATCATATTAACATTGTTATTACtgcaattattattattatcattattattatatatattgttgttattatatatattgctgttattatatatat from Plasmodium falciparum 3D7 genome assembly, chromosome: 13 encodes the following:
- a CDS encoding zinc finger protein, putative, which gives rise to MDENVKYANFLRSKIVKYFNLKNDELDINYIISILNCKSYDLYDSIFLLNESFYEQNKNTKCSSLSNVKKFTQDLVNSKKKFFSSSDANLDSPDKNFLLSNSNDIKTVGTCFQDIFENDKTINLAVNTYQNNISSHIKKNEIKPNEHFTNDFKQVLLESKRKNNNGKNKKIFDDNNKHINKNEYNDEVKNNIFQNDIIKQQNNLIKNHFINEHFINDHSMLDIEKTNEQLKLEKDIKNQKNQKNQNSEQKSNDNKREDNYFSFFNAKENNYSLKEAINFIENENNVVKYNNEQNVKEKKKKNLQICICNGQNHKIYANCLYCGKIYCTKIKYKNCIFCENQLYKSHIINNLFFQSPQNNNNNNTKKLISSVKSSNNFLYKYYFNTNNSYLKKAFELRDKMLKNSINEEQTRVIDDSIDWFEDDIKNEFNNQSIHFSHYDDEIKNEIINKYHEIFGKRFNEINIDIDLVNMKITENKDFLKIKEFNDYLNEKQKEYQTYLEHKKQQDINFNNARNYLSAKEKKNLTYINDLKKIFFKENAVKNDTKLNNVAQSYKCDKPTNYKSNKKYKCNVISIADEEQEDTPS